The region CGGAGCTAAGATTAGATATCCAGAAAATTAAAGACAAACTCCATAACCACGATAAAAATATTGAAGTTGTGTTTAGATATCTGGATGAATTGCTGGAGAAAAAAGAAAAGTCTTCAGCCGCAGGTAAAATTGGATTTAAATAAAGTTGCACTTTAGTGAAACATTGATTATATTTGTATGGAACATAAAAAACTAAAGTATAGGTCTGTCATCTTTTACAAAGATTACTTTGATTTTTTCTTTGTTGAGCAAAAACAAAAAGTAAGAGATAAAATTATTTGGACGCTTGATTTAATTGAACAGCTTCAAAGAATTCCGGAAACCTATTTAAAACATATTGAGGGCACAAATGGCCTTTACGAAATACGTGTTCAGTTGAGTAGCAACATTTTTCGGATATTTTGTTTTTTTGATGAGGGACGTTTAGTTGTTTTAGCGAATGGCTTTCAAAAGAAATCGCAAAAGACCCCGAAACAGGAAATTGAAAAGGCATTAAGAATAAAAGAAGAATATTACCATGAAAAAGAACAAAACAAAAACCCTTGAACAATTCAAGGAGCAACATTACGGTAAGCATGGAACAAAAAAACGTGATAAGCTTGAAGAAGGTTTTGAAGCGTTTAAAATTGGCGCATTAATACAAGAAGCGCGCCTTCAAAAAGGTTTAACGCAAGAAGAACTGGCTCTTAAATGCGGAACTACCAAATCCTACATATCTAAAATTGAAAACAACATCAAGGAAGTGCGCATCTCCACTCTGCAAAAAATTGTTGAATTAGGCTTTGGCGGACATTTGCACTTATCAATTAAACTATAAATTTTGATTGGATAGAATTAAAAGAAGTATTAAAATGACTAAATTAGCTATACCAATCAGGATGAAAAAACCATCCTTATCTTGCAATAAGAACCGGATAAGGATGATTTAATCAGTCCTATATGGTAGTTACTGGTAAGTGGCGGACGGGCTTTTCGGTAGACAAAAATCTATTTCAACAAAGAATATTATTCTTATCTTAGTATTAGAGTTTGATGGCAGACACGGTAACAGTCATAAATGAAATAAGTAAACCTTACTATATGGACGCAAGCTTTTGGATAAGTAATATTGTTTCCGCAGCATTCGGGACTGTAGGAATAATTTTTTCGATTTTAAGTTTTAGGGAAGCTAAGAAAGCTAAGGACGAGGCTTCAAAAGCTGGCAACACTGTGAAAATTCAATCTATTATAATTGACATTATGGCTATATCTCAACAGTGCCAAATCAATCTGAATGCAGACTTTGAATCCGCAAGTAAAACATTAAATGATATAAGCTCAAGAGTAAGAAATATTTTAAGTGTTTCAAATTCTATTTTACTCTCTGAAAATGCTGATTTAAAAAATAAATTCGAGACAAATTTGAGCAACATTAGAGCTTCAATAAATTCAATTAATCCACTTCAGACTCCAGACATAGCAAATGTTGGTAACATTACATTTTATACCCTTGAACCTCATTTCGCAGCGATAAAAGATAATCTCGGAGACTTAAAGGGAATATTAGAAAGCAAATTATTAAACGGTTAAAACTATTAGAACATGGACATTAAAAATCAAATCGCAAAGCTAATCGCAAAGACACAAGAGGGAAAAGTTGATTGGAAAGCACTTAATGCTTCAGTGTTTCGTTGGACTATTAATGACGTCAATGGCACTATCATTATAAATTTTCAAGTGACACCGCAGGCTACACCACAGGGGCTTCAAGGGTTTAATCAGCCTAATCAGACCTTTATTTTTACTATGCAAAATTTAAACTCAAGTGAAGTGATAATTCAGTTGCAAGTAAATCGTTCAACTAATGCTGAGTACCTTGGACTAATGCAAAATTTATACTTGGTAATTGCACAAAAGACGCAAAAAAATACAGCTCAAATATTAGACAACCTGCTTGACAGATTATAAACTTTGTGCCGCCACCAACCAGTAACAGCACCTACTGGCCATTGGGCGGAAGTATAAGCGCAGCGCGCGCGGACAATTGGTGCTTCGCGAATTTAATTGCGGCGCTGCAAAAACATTTGTATCTTAATATAGACATTTGTGGTTATAGACAGTTGATGCTTCGAAAGCCCAACGGCCAGTAGCCGCAAAACGTTATAGGTAATTATAAATAGAAAATATGAGGGAATATAAAGATTTAAATTTGGGGTTCGGTGATGCCGAAAACTACAAAAAAAAAGAATTTAAAGAACTGTTAAATAGATATTTCATCCGTAACGATGAGCTATATGCCGTTTTAAAACCTACCAATTATTTCCTCGTTGGAGACAAAGGGACAGGTAAAACTGCATATTCCTTATATCTCGCTAACAACGACTTTTCTAATACTAGTTCTTACTTAAACTACATAAGAGAAACTGAGTACGTTAAATTCATTAAGCTTAAAAAGGAAAAGCATTTAACTCTTACTGAATATGCAAATATTTGGAAGGTGTTAATTTATTTATTGATTTCACAACAAATTCAGAAAAGCGAGAAGGAAACCGTGATATTTTCTAAGTTTTCTAAATTCCGACCACTCCAAGATGCAATAGATACTTTCTATAAATCAGCCTTTTCTCCTGAAATTATTTTTGCGCTTAACATTATTGATGAGACAAAAGAAGTTGCGGAACTTTTACACAAGGCGTTTAAAGTCGCTGGAGAAGAAAAACATAGTGAA is a window of Bacteroidota bacterium DNA encoding:
- a CDS encoding type II toxin-antitoxin system RelE/ParE family toxin, with the protein product MEHKKLKYRSVIFYKDYFDFFFVEQKQKVRDKIIWTLDLIEQLQRIPETYLKHIEGTNGLYEIRVQLSSNIFRIFCFFDEGRLVVLANGFQKKSQKTPKQEIEKALRIKEEYYHEKEQNKNP
- a CDS encoding helix-turn-helix transcriptional regulator — protein: MKKNKTKTLEQFKEQHYGKHGTKKRDKLEEGFEAFKIGALIQEARLQKGLTQEELALKCGTTKSYISKIENNIKEVRISTLQKIVELGFGGHLHLSIKL